From a single Apium graveolens cultivar Ventura chromosome 2, ASM990537v1, whole genome shotgun sequence genomic region:
- the LOC141701427 gene encoding uncharacterized protein LOC141701427, translating to MTLLRGLEKWLEESKKTWPDELPKVLWSYKTSSRTGTGETPFKLAYSLEARLPVETGSPSHKAINFDEVSNIEGLKTNLELMDEVRDREVQKRERYKEKTKLYFI from the coding sequence ATGACCCTTCTGCGAGGACTGGAAAAATGGCTGGAAGAATCCAAAAAGACTTGGCCAGATGAGCTCCCAAAGGTATTATGGTCATACAAAACCAGTTCTAGAACGGGCACCGGGGAAACCCCTTTCAAACTCGCATACAGTTTAGAGGCTAGACTCCCAGTAGAAACTGGATCCCCTTCTCACAAGGCCATCAACTTTGATGAAGTGTCTAATATTGAAGGCCTAAAAACCAATCTGGAGCTGATGGACGAAGTAAGAGACCGGGAAGTACAGAAAAGGGAGAGGTACAAAGAAAAAACAAAGCTCTATTTCATATAA